A genome region from Nocardia sp. NBC_00565 includes the following:
- a CDS encoding TauD/TfdA family dioxygenase: protein MMIACGLGDPIAYLAEKSGALVQDVVPVRGKEAFSGNAGSVLLTFHNENAFHQHEPDYVLLLCLRADHDRTAGLRTACLREVLPLLSAAGLDALFAAEFRTAPPPSFGSDNTACTPKPLLSGAPEDPDIRMATIATTALTPRAEAALAEFGRVCDTVAHTTKLTPGDLAIVDNRVTVHGRTAFRPRYDGADRWLQRTFAVADLRRSRDHHTHDGYIITR from the coding sequence ATGATGATCGCGTGCGGGCTCGGTGATCCCATCGCGTATCTGGCGGAGAAGTCCGGTGCGCTGGTGCAGGATGTCGTGCCGGTGCGGGGAAAGGAGGCCTTCTCGGGCAACGCCGGGTCGGTGCTGCTGACCTTCCACAACGAGAATGCCTTTCACCAACACGAACCCGACTACGTGCTGCTGCTGTGCCTGCGCGCCGATCACGACCGGACCGCTGGTCTACGCACCGCCTGCTTGCGCGAGGTGCTGCCACTGCTGAGCGCCGCCGGCCTGGACGCGCTGTTCGCGGCGGAGTTCCGCACTGCGCCACCGCCTTCCTTCGGCTCGGACAACACGGCATGCACGCCGAAACCGTTACTCTCCGGTGCGCCCGAGGATCCCGACATCAGGATGGCGACCATCGCGACAACGGCACTCACCCCCCGCGCCGAAGCCGCGCTCGCCGAATTCGGCCGAGTCTGCGACACCGTCGCCCATACCACCAAGCTCACTCCAGGCGACCTGGCCATCGTCGACAATCGCGTGACAGTTCACGGCCGCACCGCCTTTCGGCCCCGCTACGATGGCGCAGACCGCTGGTTGCAACGCACCTTCGCCGTCGCCGACCTGCGTCGCTCCCGCGATCACCACACCCACGATGGCTACATCATCACGCGCTGA
- a CDS encoding RNA-guided endonuclease InsQ/TnpB family protein: protein MKRIVVVKLTPTPEQHVALKATLKLCNAGANMVARLAHTVTDHRPFALQKHVYAQLKASGLSAQPAIRVIKKVADAYATRQANLTSGNYGPPGSKRYAKVVGKPIKFREDAGQPFDDRCLSWQIDQSTVSIWTTAGRLRRVGFVCAPWQLKLLTARKGESDLVFRDGHFYLHATVDTDTPAPLVPADDPAGWLGVDLGIVNLAVTSADDPTNLDARWSGGAVTARRKRNQTLRAALQKVGTKSAKRKLKARRRKEARYVTDVNHQLSKSVVAQAQRTGQGIAVEDLSGIRDRIRLAKAQRQQLHSWAFAQLRDQITYKAQAAGLPVQVIDPRNTSRTCHRCGHCNRANRPTQAVFRCRNCGWSGHADHNAALNIAELGHHSYRAAQSTVPKAATPLTAS, encoded by the coding sequence GTGAAGCGGATCGTTGTCGTCAAGCTCACTCCCACCCCGGAGCAGCATGTGGCGTTGAAAGCGACACTGAAGTTGTGTAATGCGGGGGCTAACATGGTCGCGCGGCTCGCACACACCGTTACCGATCATCGCCCGTTCGCGCTGCAGAAACACGTGTACGCCCAACTCAAAGCATCCGGGTTGTCGGCGCAACCGGCGATCCGGGTCATCAAGAAGGTCGCCGACGCGTATGCGACCCGGCAAGCGAACCTGACCAGCGGGAACTACGGCCCGCCGGGATCGAAACGGTATGCGAAAGTCGTTGGTAAGCCGATCAAGTTCCGTGAGGATGCGGGCCAACCGTTCGACGACCGCTGCCTGTCGTGGCAGATCGATCAGTCGACGGTGTCGATCTGGACCACGGCAGGGCGACTGCGGAGGGTCGGGTTCGTGTGCGCGCCATGGCAGTTGAAACTGCTGACCGCCCGTAAGGGTGAGTCGGATTTGGTCTTCCGCGACGGTCACTTCTACCTGCACGCAACCGTCGACACCGATACACCGGCCCCGCTGGTCCCGGCGGATGATCCCGCCGGGTGGCTGGGTGTGGATCTGGGGATCGTGAACCTCGCGGTGACCAGTGCCGATGACCCCACGAACCTCGATGCCCGCTGGTCCGGTGGTGCGGTCACCGCACGCCGCAAGAGGAACCAAACCTTGCGGGCCGCTTTGCAGAAGGTGGGGACCAAGTCCGCGAAACGGAAACTGAAGGCCCGGCGAAGGAAGGAAGCCCGGTACGTCACCGACGTCAACCATCAACTCTCGAAATCTGTTGTTGCCCAGGCACAACGCACCGGTCAGGGGATCGCGGTAGAAGATCTATCGGGTATCCGGGACCGGATACGGCTCGCCAAAGCGCAGCGGCAGCAACTACATTCCTGGGCGTTCGCGCAACTGCGTGACCAGATCACCTACAAGGCCCAAGCCGCGGGACTGCCCGTACAGGTGATCGACCCGCGTAACACCAGCAGAACCTGTCACCGCTGCGGGCACTGCAACCGGGCGAACAGACCCACCCAGGCAGTGTTCCGGTGCCGTAATTGTGGGTGGAGCGGTCACGCCGACCACAACGCCGCCCTCAACATCGCCGAACTCGGACATCACAGTTATCGGGCCGCCCAATCAACCGTGCCTAAAGCAGCCACCCCTCTAACAGCCAGTTAG
- a CDS encoding RecQ family ATP-dependent DNA helicase: MTTAAGTSAIDLTAPDLRERAEELLRDLAGPRATLREDQWTAIEALIVQRRRALVVQRTGWGKSAVYFIAAKLLRRAGRGPTVIVSPLLALMRNQVAAAERAGVVAATINSGNVTEWDEIHDRVAAGDVDVLLVSPERLNNPDFRDQVLPKLAADAGLVVIDEAHCVSDWGHDFRPDYRRIRTLIADLGSDVPVLATTATANDRVVTDVATQIGTDTLVLRGTLDRESLHLSVVRFDDAVERTAWLSGHLGNLAGSGIVYTLTVAAAHDLADVLNSHGHNVAAYTGQTDTAEREVLEAALLNNEVKALIATSALGMGFDKPDLGFVVHVGAPSSPIAYYQQVGRAGRGTDRAEVVLLPGPEDARIWSYFASVAFPREHIVRAVLDALDFDRAMSTVALEPLVELNRSRLEMVLKVLDVDGAVRRVRGGWIATGQPWTYDTERYERLAAAREVEQQAMIDYQRTTGCRMQFLRRQLDDPGLPALEGDAPGCGRCDNCTGTRLDTTVDATAIATTRARLDRPGLDLAARKQWPTGMSKLGIPLSGKITGGAETGRALGRLTDLGWGQRLRTLLDAPDDPVPDAVFDACIAVLREWNWTTRPTSVLALESHRYPVLTATLAARLAEVGRLRDLGTLQLRPDQPPVSAANSAHRVAGLFDSWLIPDLSSVDGPILLVDALSDTGWTLTVAAHALRQAGATAVLPFVLATQT; the protein is encoded by the coding sequence ATGACCACGGCGGCCGGTACGTCAGCGATCGACCTCACCGCTCCCGACCTGCGCGAGCGGGCCGAGGAGCTACTGCGCGACCTGGCAGGACCGCGAGCGACGCTGCGGGAGGACCAGTGGACCGCGATCGAGGCACTGATCGTGCAGCGCAGGCGGGCGCTGGTGGTGCAGCGCACCGGCTGGGGCAAATCGGCGGTGTACTTCATCGCGGCCAAGCTGTTGCGGCGCGCTGGGCGTGGGCCGACGGTGATCGTGTCGCCGCTGCTCGCGCTGATGCGCAACCAGGTCGCGGCGGCCGAGCGCGCGGGCGTCGTCGCGGCGACCATCAACTCCGGCAATGTCACCGAATGGGATGAGATTCACGATCGGGTGGCGGCGGGCGATGTGGACGTGCTGCTGGTCAGCCCCGAGCGGCTGAACAATCCGGATTTCCGCGACCAGGTATTGCCCAAGCTGGCCGCCGACGCTGGACTGGTCGTGATCGACGAGGCGCACTGTGTCTCGGACTGGGGCCACGATTTCCGGCCCGACTACCGCCGCATTCGCACCCTGATCGCCGATCTCGGCTCCGACGTGCCGGTGCTCGCCACTACCGCGACCGCCAACGACCGGGTGGTCACCGATGTCGCGACCCAGATCGGCACGGACACGCTGGTGTTGCGCGGCACCCTGGATCGCGAATCGCTGCACCTGTCGGTGGTGCGCTTCGACGACGCGGTCGAACGCACCGCCTGGCTGAGCGGGCACCTCGGCAATCTGGCGGGCTCCGGCATCGTCTACACCCTCACCGTCGCCGCCGCGCACGACCTCGCCGACGTGCTGAATTCGCACGGCCACAATGTCGCCGCCTATACCGGGCAGACCGATACCGCCGAACGTGAGGTGTTGGAGGCGGCGCTGTTGAACAACGAGGTGAAGGCGCTGATCGCCACCTCGGCGCTCGGCATGGGCTTCGACAAGCCGGATCTGGGTTTCGTGGTGCACGTCGGCGCGCCGTCCTCGCCCATCGCCTACTACCAGCAGGTGGGTCGCGCGGGTCGCGGCACCGACCGCGCCGAAGTGGTGCTGCTGCCGGGACCCGAAGACGCCAGGATCTGGAGTTACTTCGCCTCCGTCGCCTTTCCGCGCGAACACATCGTGCGCGCGGTGCTCGACGCGCTGGATTTCGACCGGGCGATGTCGACCGTCGCGTTGGAGCCGCTGGTCGAGCTGAACCGCTCGCGGCTGGAGATGGTGCTCAAGGTGCTCGATGTGGACGGCGCGGTGCGGCGGGTCCGCGGCGGCTGGATCGCCACCGGGCAGCCGTGGACCTACGACACCGAACGCTACGAACGCCTCGCCGCGGCCCGCGAGGTCGAACAGCAGGCGATGATCGACTACCAGCGCACCACCGGCTGCCGCATGCAGTTCCTGCGCCGCCAGCTCGACGACCCGGGACTGCCCGCACTGGAAGGCGACGCACCCGGCTGCGGCCGCTGCGACAACTGCACCGGCACCCGGCTCGACACCACCGTCGACGCGACAGCGATCGCCACGACCCGCGCCCGCCTCGACCGGCCCGGTCTCGATCTGGCCGCGCGCAAACAATGGCCGACCGGAATGTCGAAACTCGGTATCCCGCTGTCCGGCAAGATCACCGGCGGCGCGGAGACCGGCCGCGCACTCGGCAGGCTCACCGACCTCGGCTGGGGCCAACGCCTGCGCACCCTCCTCGACGCCCCCGACGATCCGGTCCCGGATGCGGTCTTCGACGCCTGCATCGCCGTGCTGCGCGAATGGAACTGGACGACCCGCCCGACCTCGGTGCTGGCCCTCGAATCGCACCGCTACCCGGTGCTCACCGCCACCCTGGCCGCCCGTCTCGCCGAAGTCGGCCGGCTGCGCGACCTCGGCACCTTACAACTGCGCCCCGACCAGCCGCCGGTTTCCGCCGCGAACTCCGCTCATCGCGTCGCGGGCCTGTTCGACTCCTGGCTCATCCCGGACCTGAGCTCGGTCGACGGCCCCATCCTGCTCGTCGACGCCCTGTCCGATACCGGCTGGACGCTCACCGTCGCCGCCCACGCGCTACGACAGGCAGGGGCGACAGCAGTGCTGCCGTTCGTATTGGCCACCCAGACCTAG
- a CDS encoding glutamine synthetase family protein encodes MPNMPDRIPAEGAHDALIGHLEAHMVALSFVDNAGITRVKTVPKGRLAHAARYGIGVSPCFETFTFDDLMSVGRYLGGPDGDLRLIPDLSRLTELACQPGWAWAPADKFTQDGTRFVACQRAFATRQAEAAQESGLRLSMAFETEWAVGRADAEHDFVPAMYGPAYSMIRLSQVAEYASDLVAALERQEIAVDQFHPEYALSQLELSVAPNDPVAAADDAVLVRHTIRQMSAQYGWRALLAPCIEPGGAGSGAHLHLSLHDEQGPLLAKGEGPYGMRRVGEAFLAGVLRELPALVAVGAGNPASFLRLQPSRWAGVWQCWGRETREAALRFITGVQGTEEWAANAEIKCFDATGNPYLIVGTVIAAGLAGVAEELRLPAEIIGDPMGFDAERLMLSGVRRLPTNPLEAADALADSKVLAEALGVEMHDALLTVRRAEAERYRDISPAKLVELTRWRF; translated from the coding sequence ATGCCCAACATGCCGGATCGGATCCCGGCCGAAGGTGCCCACGATGCGTTGATCGGGCACCTCGAGGCCCATATGGTTGCCCTGTCCTTCGTGGACAACGCCGGGATAACCAGAGTGAAGACCGTGCCGAAGGGGCGGCTGGCGCACGCCGCCAGATACGGCATCGGCGTTTCGCCTTGTTTCGAGACGTTCACCTTCGACGATCTGATGTCCGTCGGCCGATACCTCGGCGGACCCGATGGCGATCTGCGCCTGATCCCCGACCTGTCCCGGTTGACCGAACTCGCCTGTCAGCCGGGCTGGGCGTGGGCGCCCGCCGATAAGTTCACCCAGGACGGCACCCGCTTCGTCGCCTGCCAGCGCGCCTTCGCGACCCGGCAGGCCGAGGCGGCGCAGGAGTCCGGTCTGCGGCTGTCGATGGCGTTCGAGACGGAGTGGGCGGTCGGCCGCGCCGATGCCGAGCACGATTTCGTTCCAGCCATGTACGGACCCGCCTACAGCATGATCCGGCTGAGCCAGGTGGCCGAATACGCCAGCGATCTCGTCGCGGCCTTGGAGCGCCAGGAGATCGCCGTCGATCAGTTCCATCCCGAATACGCACTCTCGCAACTGGAGTTGTCGGTCGCGCCCAATGATCCGGTCGCGGCCGCCGACGACGCGGTCCTGGTCCGGCACACGATCCGGCAGATGAGCGCGCAATACGGCTGGCGCGCGCTGCTCGCGCCGTGTATCGAGCCCGGCGGCGCGGGTTCCGGTGCGCACCTGCATCTTTCGCTGCACGACGAGCAGGGACCGCTGCTGGCCAAGGGCGAAGGCCCCTACGGCATGCGCCGCGTCGGCGAGGCGTTCCTGGCCGGTGTGCTGCGTGAACTGCCCGCGCTGGTCGCGGTCGGTGCGGGCAATCCGGCGAGTTTCCTTCGACTGCAACCCTCGCGGTGGGCCGGGGTCTGGCAATGCTGGGGCCGGGAGACGCGGGAAGCGGCCCTGCGCTTCATCACCGGTGTGCAGGGCACCGAGGAGTGGGCGGCCAATGCGGAGATCAAATGTTTCGACGCGACCGGTAACCCGTATCTGATCGTCGGCACGGTCATCGCCGCCGGACTCGCGGGTGTCGCCGAAGAACTGCGGCTACCAGCCGAAATCATTGGTGATCCGATGGGATTCGACGCCGAACGACTCATGCTGTCCGGTGTGCGTCGACTGCCCACCAACCCGCTCGAGGCTGCCGACGCACTCGCGGACTCCAAGGTGCTCGCCGAGGCCCTGGGCGTCGAAATGCACGACGCCCTGCTCACCGTGCGCCGCGCCGAGGCCGAACGCTATCGGGATATCAGCCCCGCCAAGCTGGTCGAGCTGACCCGCTGGCGGTTCTAG
- a CDS encoding amidohydrolase family protein: protein MLTDGVALTDHHCHGVVAADLDRPGFERLLSEGQRGTFDSTIGLAVRRWCAPVLDLAPHADPAEYLTRRAELGWREVSTRLLRAAGTTRWFLDTGFGGGTSEFAASAGGEVREIVRLEQVAEQVIAENGTTTLPFEEIEAALRERARNAVGLKTIVAYRCGLDFPLRDSPPAIVAQSRLTDPDILGWLVGLGVRIGVEFGLPLQFHTGFGDTDLRLHRADPLLLTDFLRTTAGSGLSVMLLHCWPFHRNAAYLAHAFEHVRLDLGLTIPYVGQRSTAVLAETLELAPFDSMLYSSDGYGLPELHYLGALLWRRGLGRLLDEWIGEDVITPADAERLVIAIAHGNAARAYPE from the coding sequence GTGCTGACCGATGGGGTCGCGCTCACCGATCACCACTGTCACGGCGTCGTAGCGGCGGATCTGGACCGGCCCGGTTTCGAGCGGCTGCTCAGCGAAGGGCAGCGCGGCACGTTCGATTCGACGATCGGTCTCGCGGTAAGGCGTTGGTGCGCACCAGTTCTCGACCTCGCGCCACATGCCGATCCGGCGGAGTACCTGACGCGGCGGGCCGAACTCGGCTGGCGCGAGGTTTCCACGCGGCTGCTACGGGCCGCGGGCACGACCCGCTGGTTCCTCGATACCGGATTCGGCGGCGGGACATCGGAATTCGCGGCCTCGGCCGGTGGCGAGGTACGCGAGATCGTCCGGCTCGAACAGGTCGCCGAACAGGTCATCGCCGAGAACGGCACGACAACACTGCCGTTCGAGGAGATCGAAGCCGCGCTGCGCGAACGCGCCCGAAATGCCGTCGGCCTCAAGACAATCGTCGCGTATCGATGCGGACTGGACTTCCCGCTACGCGACTCTCCCCCGGCAATCGTCGCGCAGTCGCGCCTGACCGACCCCGACATCCTGGGGTGGTTGGTCGGACTCGGCGTCCGCATCGGCGTCGAATTCGGCCTGCCACTGCAATTTCACACCGGTTTCGGTGACACCGACCTGCGGCTGCACCGCGCCGATCCACTACTGCTCACCGATTTCCTGCGCACCACCGCCGGCTCCGGTCTATCGGTAATGTTGTTGCACTGCTGGCCTTTCCACCGCAACGCCGCCTACCTCGCACACGCCTTCGAGCACGTCCGGCTCGACCTCGGCCTCACGATTCCCTATGTGGGACAACGATCCACGGCCGTACTCGCCGAGACACTCGAACTGGCCCCCTTCGACTCGATGCTCTACTCCTCCGATGGCTACGGACTTCCTGAGCTGCACTACCTCGGCGCACTCCTCTGGCGACGCGGGCTCGGCCGCCTACTCGACGAGTGGATCGGCGAGGATGTCATCACCCCCGCCGACGCCGAACGACTCGTGATCGCGATCGCCCACGGGAATGCGGCGAGGGCCTACCCCGAGTGA
- a CDS encoding RtcB family protein — protein MFPVELRGTRAQTLMWANEHDIEQAALRQLRNIAQLRWVHGVRVMPDVHLGKGATVGSVIAMRDAVAPAAVGVDIGCGMESVKTDLTAADLPDNLHSLRSRIEAAVPVGFQAHKDEVNVVRLGAEFAASHGELARHNSGWERFWSAFGSLNPGVQALESKAHKQIGSLGSGNHFIEVCLDEHDTVWILLHSGSRNIGKELAERHMTVARALPHNQDLPDRDLAVFLSGTPEMDAYRRDLTWAQEYAARNRAVMLGLVCRAVRDEFAGREVRFDEPISCHHNYVAEELIDGVPMLVTRKGAVRAGAGDLALIPGSMGTRSYVVRGKGNPASFQSASHGAGRRMSRNAAKKQFTVADLIAQTEGVESRKDAGVVDEIPAAYKDIDEVIAAQSDLVDIVATLHQVLCVKGSTTRS, from the coding sequence ATGTTTCCCGTCGAGCTGCGCGGCACCAGGGCGCAGACGCTCATGTGGGCCAACGAGCACGACATCGAGCAGGCTGCGCTGCGGCAACTGCGAAATATCGCGCAACTGCGGTGGGTCCACGGCGTCCGCGTCATGCCCGACGTGCACCTCGGCAAGGGTGCCACGGTCGGCTCAGTGATCGCGATGCGCGATGCCGTCGCGCCCGCGGCCGTCGGCGTCGATATCGGCTGCGGCATGGAGAGCGTCAAGACCGATCTCACCGCCGCCGACCTGCCGGACAACCTGCATTCGTTGCGCTCGCGCATCGAAGCGGCGGTGCCGGTCGGGTTCCAGGCGCATAAGGACGAGGTGAACGTCGTGAGGTTGGGCGCGGAATTCGCCGCCTCGCACGGTGAGCTGGCCCGGCACAACAGCGGCTGGGAGCGCTTCTGGTCCGCGTTCGGTTCGCTGAATCCGGGCGTGCAGGCACTGGAGTCCAAGGCGCACAAGCAGATCGGCTCGCTCGGCTCCGGCAACCACTTCATCGAGGTCTGCCTGGACGAGCACGACACGGTCTGGATCCTGCTGCACTCCGGTAGCCGCAATATCGGCAAGGAACTCGCCGAGCGGCATATGACCGTCGCGCGGGCCCTACCGCACAACCAGGATCTGCCCGATCGCGATCTGGCCGTATTCCTTTCCGGCACACCGGAAATGGATGCCTACCGGCGCGATCTGACCTGGGCACAGGAATACGCCGCGCGCAACCGCGCGGTCATGCTGGGCCTGGTATGCCGTGCGGTGCGCGACGAATTCGCCGGGCGCGAGGTGCGTTTCGACGAGCCGATATCGTGCCATCACAACTATGTGGCGGAGGAACTGATCGACGGCGTGCCGATGCTGGTGACCCGCAAGGGTGCGGTGCGCGCGGGCGCGGGGGACCTGGCGTTGATCCCGGGTTCGATGGGCACCCGCTCATATGTGGTGCGTGGCAAGGGAAATCCGGCCTCGTTCCAGTCGGCGTCGCACGGTGCGGGGCGGCGGATGAGCCGGAACGCGGCGAAGAAGCAGTTCACCGTCGCCGATCTGATCGCGCAGACCGAAGGGGTGGAGTCGCGTAAGGACGCGGGCGTGGTCGATGAGATCCCGGCCGCGTACAAGGACATCGATGAAGTGATCGCGGCACAGAGCGATCTGGTGGATATCGTCGCGACGCTGCATCAGGTGCTGTGCGTCAAGGGATCAACTACCCGGTCCTGA
- a CDS encoding DsbA family protein, with protein sequence MAVVAALLFAVVGVVGVVVVQKSRTNVISGVATAVTASSGTTPAGVTAAGAVRVGDSNAKVVVRVVADLQCPACKQFEKRNAKVLEDAAGNGTAIEYDVISFLDRTSSTQYSSRAANASYCVAGQDHSKYQGWFAAMFEQQPAEGGSGLPDSKLIEIAKSAGYTDPSVAQCITDRKYDTYLRDKTEQVLSGDVNATPTVFVNGKKLDSSQLSNGLGAAIAAAR encoded by the coding sequence GTGGCGGTAGTCGCCGCGCTGCTGTTCGCTGTCGTTGGCGTGGTCGGCGTCGTTGTGGTGCAGAAGAGTCGCACGAACGTCATTTCGGGTGTCGCCACGGCGGTGACCGCGAGCTCGGGCACGACTCCGGCCGGCGTCACCGCCGCCGGCGCGGTCCGCGTCGGCGATTCGAATGCGAAGGTCGTCGTTCGCGTGGTCGCGGACCTGCAATGCCCCGCATGTAAACAATTCGAGAAACGCAACGCCAAGGTGCTCGAAGACGCCGCCGGGAACGGCACGGCAATCGAGTACGACGTCATCTCATTTCTGGATCGCACCTCCAGCACCCAGTACTCCTCGCGCGCCGCGAACGCATCGTATTGCGTTGCTGGACAAGACCATTCGAAATACCAGGGCTGGTTCGCCGCGATGTTCGAACAGCAGCCCGCCGAGGGTGGTAGTGGCCTGCCGGATAGCAAACTCATCGAGATCGCCAAGAGTGCGGGCTACACCGACCCGTCTGTCGCCCAATGCATTACTGACCGCAAATACGACACCTATCTCCGTGACAAGACCGAGCAGGTCCTCAGCGGCGACGTCAACGCGACCCCGACAGTCTTCGTCAACGGCAAGAAACTCGACTCCAGCCAGTTGTCCAACGGACTCGGCGCGGCCATCGCCGCCGCGCGCTAG
- a CDS encoding DNA gyrase subunit A has translation MTQGVSRAVAKDRERLELLTALATALDRRDELVALVAGCTDQRQAERDLVARFGFTQSQTTVVLDMQIRRLTQFDRERIAEELAAVRARLHHSG, from the coding sequence GTGACGCAGGGTGTATCACGCGCGGTTGCGAAGGATCGCGAACGCCTGGAGTTGCTGACGGCTCTTGCGACGGCGTTGGACCGCCGCGACGAACTGGTCGCGCTCGTCGCTGGCTGCACCGATCAGCGGCAGGCCGAGCGTGATCTTGTGGCCAGGTTCGGGTTCACCCAGTCGCAGACGACCGTGGTGCTCGATATGCAGATTCGCCGCCTGACGCAGTTCGATCGCGAACGAATCGCCGAGGAGCTTGCTGCCGTGCGGGCACGACTGCATCACTCGGGGTAG
- a CDS encoding IS200/IS605 family transposase, with amino-acid sequence MLLRGGSELDDNDPLHNPPSPTRYSPAAKQIMTEVCDKFGATLTEFNRETDNLHPLIHHPPTMQLSTLVNSLKSVSTRNLRQEFPDHTQNTCGATTSGQCPTSPPPQEQRPRHHRRIHHQPETTRAHERKRPHQTRSRNTESASSPP; translated from the coding sequence ATGCTGCTCCGGGGTGGGAGTGAGCTTGACGACAACGATCCGCTTCACAACCCACCCTCCCCGACCCGATACTCACCCGCTGCAAAACAGATCATGACAGAGGTGTGTGACAAGTTCGGCGCGACGTTGACCGAGTTCAACAGAGAAACCGACAACCTCCACCCATTGATCCACCACCCGCCGACCATGCAACTGTCCACCCTGGTCAACAGCCTCAAGAGCGTCTCCACCCGAAACCTACGGCAAGAGTTCCCCGACCACACCCAAAATACTTGTGGGGCAACCACTTCTGGTCAATGTCCTACTTCGCCGCCGCCGCAGGAGCAGCGCCCTCGCCATCATCGCCGAATACATCACCAACCAGAAACAACCCGAGCCCACGAAAGAAAGCGACCCCACCAGACACGCTCACGCAACACAGAATCAGCTTCCTCCCCGCCCTAA
- a CDS encoding glutamate-5-semialdehyde dehydrogenase, which produces MTVGTATGQDVREIVHDAARRARVASRVLAQLTTAQKNEALHAAADALLAAADSVLDANVEDQLAAKSAGIEESLLDRLRLNKPRIDGIASGLRQVAGLPDPIGVVLRGSTLPNGLEIRQVRVPLGVVGMVYEARPNVTVDAFGLTLKSGNAALLRGSSSAAHSNAALVAVLREALVAQDLPADAVQLLPSFDRSSVIHLIQARGLVDVVIPRGGAGLINAVVRDAQVPTIETGTGNCHVYVHAAADLEMAEQILINAKTRRPSVCNAAETVLIDDAIATTAVPRLIQALERHGVTVHGDLPGLVPANDQDWGEEYLTLDIALKVVADLDAAVEHINTWGTGHTEAIVTGELAAANEFTSRVDAAAVMVNASTAFTDGEQFGFGAEIGISTQKLHARGPMALPELTSTKWIVWGDGQIRPV; this is translated from the coding sequence ATGACGGTAGGAACGGCGACCGGCCAGGATGTCCGCGAGATCGTGCACGATGCCGCGCGGAGGGCGCGCGTCGCCTCGCGTGTCCTCGCGCAGCTGACCACAGCGCAGAAGAACGAGGCGCTGCATGCGGCCGCCGACGCGTTGCTCGCGGCGGCCGATTCCGTGCTCGATGCCAATGTCGAGGATCAACTGGCCGCCAAGTCGGCGGGGATCGAGGAGTCGCTGCTGGATCGGCTGCGGCTGAACAAGCCGCGCATCGATGGCATCGCCTCCGGGCTGCGCCAGGTGGCCGGACTGCCCGATCCGATCGGGGTGGTCCTGCGCGGCTCGACGCTGCCGAACGGGCTGGAGATCCGGCAGGTCCGGGTGCCGCTCGGCGTGGTCGGCATGGTCTACGAGGCCCGGCCGAACGTCACCGTCGACGCCTTCGGGCTGACGCTCAAATCCGGCAATGCCGCACTGCTGCGCGGGTCCTCCTCGGCCGCGCACTCCAATGCCGCGCTGGTCGCGGTGTTGCGGGAAGCGCTTGTCGCGCAGGATCTTCCGGCCGATGCCGTGCAGCTGCTGCCCAGCTTCGACCGCTCCAGCGTGATCCACCTGATCCAGGCCCGCGGCCTGGTCGACGTGGTGATCCCGCGCGGCGGCGCCGGGCTGATCAACGCGGTGGTCCGCGACGCGCAGGTGCCGACCATCGAGACCGGCACCGGCAACTGCCACGTCTACGTGCATGCCGCCGCCGATCTGGAGATGGCCGAGCAGATCCTGATCAACGCCAAGACCCGCCGTCCCAGCGTCTGCAATGCCGCCGAGACGGTGCTCATCGACGATGCCATCGCCACCACCGCGGTGCCGCGGCTGATCCAGGCGCTGGAGCGCCACGGCGTCACCGTGCACGGTGACCTGCCAGGCCTGGTACCCGCCAACGATCAGGACTGGGGCGAGGAGTACCTCACGCTCGATATCGCGCTGAAGGTCGTCGCCGATCTGGACGCGGCCGTCGAGCACATCAACACCTGGGGTACCGGCCACACCGAGGCCATTGTCACCGGTGAGCTGGCCGCGGCCAACGAATTCACCAGCCGCGTCGACGCCGCCGCCGTCATGGTGAACGCCTCCACCGCCTTCACCGACGGCGAGCAGTTCGGCTTCGGCGCCGAAATCGGCATCTCCACCCAGAAGCTGCACGCCCGCGGCCCGATGGCGCTGCCCGAGCTGACCTCCACCAAGTGGATCGTCTGGGGCGACGGTCAGATCCGCCCGGTCTAG